A DNA window from Natronogracilivirga saccharolytica contains the following coding sequences:
- a CDS encoding AMP nucleosidase, giving the protein MNKDKLTIKKSGKKNDSFREQIEEACDLMDRIYRQGFYPKMKVFRAWSEHNPVIEGEFAKPEVYRWYLKRELGKMVDSGAEVTISPSRECISLNDPKLLDAIDEDHWDFTKKKLFLFRAERIDLSLDRLEHYTGTPAKDFQRYIMFTNYDMHVEVFKQSYPDCVKPKRNVQMPAYHHKLDDNLGLTLINIGVGPSNAKTITDHIAVLRPDAMIMVGHCGGLRNHQDIGDFVLASGYMRADGVLDHSMPKNVPIIPNHLLNYHLQSVLDEEKMTYRTGTVYTIDNRNWEFMKHRVVQEIHVSRSIAIDMESATVATNGFRYRIPNATLLCISDKPLHGKPKLGKSAQSFYQNSKQRHLNIVIKAINLSKQNFPGGLPNANIRAMDEPLMGGGS; this is encoded by the coding sequence ATGAACAAAGACAAACTCACCATAAAAAAATCAGGCAAAAAAAATGACTCTTTCCGGGAGCAAATCGAGGAGGCCTGTGATTTGATGGACCGGATTTACCGGCAGGGTTTCTATCCAAAAATGAAGGTGTTCCGCGCATGGTCCGAACACAATCCGGTAATCGAAGGTGAGTTTGCAAAGCCGGAGGTCTATCGCTGGTACTTGAAAAGGGAGCTGGGCAAAATGGTGGATTCCGGAGCTGAAGTTACCATTTCGCCATCGCGTGAATGCATTTCACTGAATGACCCGAAACTGCTTGATGCCATTGACGAAGACCACTGGGACTTCACAAAGAAAAAGCTTTTTCTGTTTCGGGCCGAACGGATCGATCTGTCCCTGGACCGGCTTGAGCATTACACTGGCACTCCTGCAAAAGACTTCCAGCGCTACATCATGTTTACTAATTACGACATGCATGTGGAAGTCTTCAAACAGAGTTATCCTGACTGCGTCAAACCGAAAAGAAACGTTCAGATGCCTGCCTATCATCACAAACTGGATGATAACCTCGGGCTGACCCTTATCAACATCGGTGTCGGTCCGTCAAATGCAAAAACCATTACCGATCACATAGCGGTACTCCGGCCGGACGCCATGATCATGGTCGGACACTGCGGCGGGCTGCGCAATCATCAGGATATCGGTGATTTTGTCCTGGCATCGGGCTATATGCGCGCCGACGGTGTTCTGGATCACAGCATGCCAAAAAATGTTCCCATCATACCCAACCACCTCCTCAACTATCATCTGCAGTCGGTTCTGGATGAGGAAAAAATGACCTATCGCACCGGCACGGTTTATACGATCGACAACCGGAACTGGGAGTTCATGAAGCACCGGGTTGTGCAGGAAATTCATGTGAGCCGCAGCATCGCCATCGATATGGAGTCGGCAACGGTAGCCACAAACGGTTTCCGGTACCGGATTCCAAACGCCACGCTGCTCTGTATAAGCGACAAGCCGCTGCACGGCAAACCCAAGCTTGGAAAATCCGCGCAATCGTTCTATCAGAACTCAAAGCAACGACACCTGAATATTGTCATCAAGGCCATCAACCTGTCAAAACAAAATTTTCCGGGCGGACTGCCCAATGCCAACATCCGGGCCATGGATGAGCCGCTTATGGGCGGGGGCTCCTGA
- a CDS encoding GNAT family N-acetyltransferase, giving the protein MISRSGLSGVEFRRAGSDEILPLRARLLRHGKPVETAVFSEDSLPDTHHFGAFSGGTPIGCLTLLHHPGEEPPAWQLRGMGTETRWQGKGVGRALLEKAENDLTKQYGCIRIWCNARAHAVPFYKKMGYRVTSGEFMIPDIGKHYKMEKVRQ; this is encoded by the coding sequence ATGATATCCCGTTCCGGATTATCCGGAGTTGAATTTCGCCGGGCCGGGTCGGATGAAATCCTGCCCTTGCGTGCCCGGCTGTTGCGGCACGGAAAGCCGGTCGAAACAGCGGTTTTCTCTGAGGATTCCCTGCCGGACACCCACCATTTCGGGGCTTTTTCCGGGGGAACGCCCATCGGATGTCTGACTTTGCTTCATCATCCCGGTGAGGAACCGCCGGCCTGGCAGCTGCGCGGGATGGGCACGGAGACCCGGTGGCAGGGCAAAGGAGTGGGCCGGGCGCTTTTGGAAAAGGCTGAAAATGACCTGACCAAACAATATGGATGTATCCGGATCTGGTGCAATGCACGGGCTCACGCGGTGCCGTTTTACAAAAAAATGGGCTACAGGGTCACTTCAGGTGAATTTATGATTCCGGATATTGGCAAGCATTACAAAATGGAGAAAGTCCGGCAATGA
- the radC gene encoding RadC family protein: MQATGEYRQTGKRKPMVRDLAEDEQPRERLMRYGTESLSDAEILAILMRTGSRKMNVLDTCRSLLDHFGGLHKLVRKSWRELRIVEGVADVKAITLEAAFELSRRLQSGGNAKPLFFHTPEDVAAFFGPRLRDLQTEQFLVVFMNAAKAVNGHQVISKGGKTATIVDPSEVMRQAIMNEANSIIIVHNHPSANRRASKADISITRKIVQAGDLLDITVDDHIIIAGYDYLSMRAEGLMG; this comes from the coding sequence ATGCAAGCTACCGGAGAGTACCGGCAAACCGGAAAGAGAAAACCCATGGTCAGGGATCTTGCCGAAGACGAACAACCCAGAGAGCGGCTCATGCGGTATGGAACAGAGAGCCTGAGTGATGCCGAAATTCTGGCAATTCTGATGCGTACTGGCAGCCGGAAAATGAATGTACTGGACACCTGCCGGTCGCTGCTCGATCATTTCGGAGGCTTGCACAAGCTGGTACGAAAAAGCTGGAGAGAGCTGCGGATCGTCGAAGGCGTGGCTGATGTCAAAGCGATCACTCTTGAAGCTGCGTTTGAGCTGTCCCGCCGGCTGCAATCCGGCGGAAATGCCAAGCCCCTGTTTTTTCATACCCCTGAAGACGTTGCGGCGTTTTTCGGGCCAAGACTGCGCGATCTTCAGACAGAGCAGTTTCTTGTTGTTTTCATGAATGCGGCAAAGGCGGTCAACGGACACCAGGTTATCAGCAAGGGCGGGAAAACGGCCACAATTGTTGATCCCTCTGAAGTGATGCGCCAGGCCATCATGAACGAAGCCAACAGTATCATCATCGTGCACAATCATCCCTCGGCCAATCGCCGGGCTTCCAAAGCCGACATCTCCATTACCAGAAAAATTGTCCAGGCCGGAGATCTTCTGGATATTACCGTAGACGACCACATCATCATTGCCGGATATGATTACCTGAGCATGAGAGCAGAAGGATTGATGGGATAA
- the argS gene encoding arginine--tRNA ligase yields MQDYLKQQITEALQKMAPGLEIPEITIEKPRSPEHGDAATNIALVLAKTLKNSPAKIAEEIASHIETQSGFIKSVEVAGPGFINFRFSENWLSEQLMDAFRKKDQYGRSNVLQGKHIQVEFVSANPTGPLTVGHGRNAVLGDTVARVLEWAGAKVEREYYFNNAGRQMRVLAESVRARYLQEIGVDATFPEGGYEGAYITDIARQVREDHGDDLAGEEHLGVFKKAAEESIFEDIKRTLARMNISMDSFFNENTLYEDGSIDKVIDLLKQKGLIYESEGATWFKTTGFGKDKDTVLIKSSGEPTYRLPDIAYHINKLSRGFDLAIDIFGADHIATYPDVVSAVEACGFDSSKIDVIVYQFVTIVKDGKPFKMSTRKANFVTLDELMDEVGADVTRFFFLMRAPGTHLEFDINEAKEAGEKNPVFYLQYAHARIQSIMRKVRETYDFENAEPDFTLLRHESEISLIKRVLEFPEVIKSTAGHREPHKIINYLNELATAFHRFYHDCRILGEDEKLAKARTELLTVTATVLSNGLGILGINAPDRM; encoded by the coding sequence ATGCAAGATTACCTTAAGCAACAAATTACAGAAGCACTGCAAAAAATGGCACCCGGTCTCGAGATTCCGGAGATCACCATCGAAAAACCCCGTTCTCCGGAACATGGCGATGCCGCAACAAATATTGCGCTCGTTCTGGCCAAAACCCTGAAAAACAGTCCGGCAAAAATTGCTGAAGAAATAGCCTCACATATAGAAACACAGTCCGGTTTTATCAAGAGTGTTGAAGTTGCCGGACCCGGTTTCATTAATTTCCGGTTTTCCGAAAACTGGTTGAGTGAACAGCTGATGGATGCTTTCCGAAAGAAAGATCAGTACGGCCGCAGCAATGTGCTTCAGGGTAAGCATATCCAGGTAGAGTTCGTCAGTGCCAACCCGACCGGACCGCTGACTGTAGGTCACGGCCGCAATGCGGTACTTGGGGATACCGTCGCCAGAGTACTTGAATGGGCAGGTGCCAAAGTTGAGCGGGAATACTATTTCAACAATGCCGGAAGACAAATGAGAGTGCTGGCTGAAAGTGTTCGTGCGCGTTATCTGCAGGAAATCGGGGTTGATGCAACATTCCCTGAAGGAGGCTATGAAGGCGCCTATATCACTGATATCGCCCGGCAGGTTCGTGAAGATCATGGTGATGATCTGGCCGGTGAAGAACATCTTGGCGTATTCAAAAAAGCCGCCGAAGAAAGCATATTCGAGGATATAAAACGGACACTTGCGCGGATGAATATCTCGATGGACTCCTTCTTTAACGAAAACACACTGTATGAGGACGGATCCATTGACAAAGTCATCGACTTGCTGAAGCAAAAGGGTCTGATTTACGAAAGCGAAGGGGCAACCTGGTTCAAAACGACGGGGTTCGGCAAGGACAAAGATACGGTATTGATCAAAAGCTCCGGTGAGCCTACTTACCGGCTCCCGGATATTGCATATCACATAAACAAGCTCTCGCGTGGCTTTGACCTGGCTATTGATATCTTCGGTGCAGACCACATTGCAACCTATCCCGATGTTGTATCAGCCGTAGAGGCCTGTGGCTTTGACAGCAGTAAAATTGATGTCATCGTATATCAGTTTGTGACCATTGTAAAAGATGGAAAGCCCTTCAAGATGAGTACCCGCAAAGCCAATTTTGTTACACTTGACGAGCTCATGGATGAGGTCGGTGCTGATGTTACACGTTTTTTCTTCCTTATGAGGGCTCCCGGCACACACCTGGAGTTCGACATCAACGAGGCCAAGGAAGCCGGGGAAAAGAACCCTGTTTTTTACCTGCAGTATGCCCATGCGCGCATTCAAAGCATCATGAGAAAAGTCAGGGAAACGTACGATTTTGAAAACGCTGAGCCCGACTTCACATTACTCCGGCATGAGTCTGAAATCTCCCTCATCAAACGGGTTCTTGAATTTCCGGAGGTAATCAAAAGCACCGCCGGACACCGCGAACCTCACAAGATTATCAACTATCTGAACGAGCTTGCAACGGCTTTCCACCGTTTTTATCACGACTGCAGGATTCTTGGTGAAGACGAAAAGCTTGCCAAAGCCCGGACCGAACTGCTCACCGTTACTGCTACGGTATTGTCAAACGGCCTTGGTATTCTTGGAATTAATGCGCCGGACCGGATGTAG
- a CDS encoding class I SAM-dependent methyltransferase has protein sequence MKETDAFGRWSPQALLLNPGKLHKAPAFYFAPESLAERSNLWKMTALGYEPFWRRFSSTLLTGNRWNVKDECRHMIQLLQPSENEILVDAGCSTGLYARVILEEKPDASVILLDYSQHMLMQAVKLMPEGNNASFLACDAASVPIYSDAVDGIVMGGTLNELTRPDAVLTELSRLLKHGGRAVVMFLATESKTNSVLLRLLSKGGIWVPAVDFACRLFDKAGFEIREKREAGLMRIVRLELKQDFTQSDLN, from the coding sequence ATGAAAGAAACCGATGCGTTCGGAAGATGGTCTCCTCAGGCCCTGTTATTGAATCCGGGGAAACTCCACAAGGCACCTGCTTTTTACTTTGCCCCGGAAAGTCTTGCAGAGCGAAGTAATTTGTGGAAAATGACGGCCCTGGGGTATGAGCCCTTCTGGCGCCGCTTCTCCAGTACGCTGCTAACCGGAAACCGCTGGAATGTGAAGGATGAATGCCGTCATATGATTCAGCTGCTGCAGCCTTCGGAAAATGAGATTCTTGTTGATGCCGGCTGTTCCACCGGATTGTATGCCCGAGTGATTCTTGAAGAAAAACCGGATGCTTCCGTGATCTTGCTTGATTATTCGCAGCACATGCTGATGCAGGCCGTGAAATTAATGCCCGAAGGGAATAATGCATCCTTTCTTGCATGTGATGCTGCATCGGTTCCAATTTATTCTGATGCAGTGGATGGCATTGTAATGGGAGGGACGCTGAATGAACTGACGAGGCCGGATGCTGTTTTAACGGAATTGTCCAGACTGCTGAAGCACGGCGGGCGTGCTGTAGTTATGTTCCTGGCTACTGAAAGCAAGACAAACTCTGTATTACTGCGCCTGCTGTCAAAAGGGGGTATATGGGTGCCGGCAGTGGATTTTGCTTGCCGGCTGTTTGACAAGGCCGGTTTTGAAATCAGGGAAAAACGAGAGGCCGGGCTGATGAGAATCGTCAGACTTGAGCTGAAGCAGGATTTCACTCAGTCAGACCTGAATTGA
- a CDS encoding STAS/SEC14 domain-containing protein produces the protein MTRIVVDENRWPIVIITFSGKETRPDIEELISRVDEFRNRNEDFCFVMDLREIGNLDGEVREKILSWLKSSDMHELAGTAMVVSSSIMRIYLSTMLWLSHYRFGNKSFFKHKTVFSMKDAYEWSRYRLDLHRPGSPRNSDRK, from the coding sequence ATGACACGTATTGTAGTTGATGAGAATCGCTGGCCGATTGTCATTATAACTTTTTCGGGAAAGGAAACACGCCCGGATATTGAAGAGCTGATCAGCAGGGTGGATGAGTTTCGTAACCGGAATGAGGATTTCTGCTTTGTGATGGATCTTCGTGAAATTGGAAACCTTGACGGCGAAGTGAGGGAGAAGATATTATCCTGGCTGAAAAGCTCGGACATGCATGAGCTGGCCGGAACGGCAATGGTGGTTTCTTCCTCCATTATGCGGATCTATTTATCCACAATGCTTTGGTTGTCCCACTATCGCTTTGGCAACAAATCGTTCTTCAAGCATAAAACCGTTTTCTCCATGAAAGATGCGTACGAATGGTCCAGATACCGTCTTGACCTGCATCGGCCCGGAAGTCCAAGGAACTCCGACCGGAAATAA
- a CDS encoding SAM hydrolase/SAM-dependent halogenase family protein, which translates to MSSTSRIITLTTDFGSRDYYVSAMKAVILGISPNVRLVDISHDIPPQDVMAAAWILKNTAFLYPPGTVHLAVVDPGVGSMRKPLLVKIRDQFFVGPDNGLFSLVMEDETSEVIELDNRSYWRDAISATFHGRDIFAPVAAWLCEQDPEEGIGKFGTELTELTRYKWAKPISDEEGIQGWIVHIDRYGNLITNIPDTLIKEKNIRSNVKIYAGNTILKKISRSYTDVPDGEAIALIGSSGMLEIAINKGSAEQMLGIEKGAPVSLVVQKNVS; encoded by the coding sequence ATGTCTTCAACATCCCGCATTATTACCCTGACGACAGACTTCGGCAGCCGGGATTATTATGTCAGTGCGATGAAAGCCGTGATCCTCGGGATCTCGCCGAATGTTCGCCTGGTTGATATCTCCCATGATATTCCCCCGCAGGATGTCATGGCTGCCGCATGGATCCTGAAAAATACGGCATTCCTGTATCCTCCCGGGACGGTTCACCTGGCTGTTGTGGATCCGGGGGTCGGCAGCATGCGAAAGCCGCTGCTGGTCAAGATCAGGGATCAGTTTTTTGTCGGTCCGGACAATGGCCTGTTCTCTCTTGTGATGGAGGACGAAACTTCAGAAGTGATTGAGCTGGATAATCGAAGTTACTGGAGAGATGCCATTTCGGCTACGTTTCACGGCCGGGACATATTTGCGCCGGTTGCAGCCTGGTTGTGCGAGCAGGATCCTGAAGAGGGCATCGGCAAATTCGGGACAGAGCTTACTGAACTTACCAGATACAAATGGGCAAAGCCGATTTCCGATGAAGAGGGTATCCAGGGATGGATTGTTCATATCGACAGATATGGCAATCTGATTACCAACATTCCTGATACATTGATCAAAGAAAAGAACATCAGATCCAATGTGAAAATCTATGCTGGTAATACAATTCTGAAAAAAATAAGCCGTTCATATACGGACGTTCCGGACGGTGAAGCAATTGCTTTGATCGGGAGTTCCGGTATGCTGGAAATAGCAATCAATAAAGGCAGCGCCGAACAGATGCTTGGTATTGAAAAGGGAGCACCTGTTTCGCTGGTGGTTCAAAAAAATGTTTCCTGA
- the dnaN gene encoding DNA polymerase III subunit beta gives MKFNVTSGDLVRSLTAVIGAVPSKATLPILETVLFETEDSRIKLSATDLEVSIIEYVDADIENEGSVAVPARRLIETLRQLPDIPVTFEVDDKAQVRFRTDKGTYKLAGEKSEDFPDMPALTEGQSINIETESLKDAIKKTSFAVSSDDLRPAMMGVFFDIGEEDSRIVATDGHRLVRLVRSDISAAKSVSFIVPEKALTLVGKALDDSGCVMMVTDDHVSFKSGKTMVITRLINEQYPKYESVIPRENDKTLKINREHMLATVKRVAVFSSSTTRQIRLEMKPDEIMISAEDLDMSSEAKESIASEYSDEPMEIGFNARYLLDVLNNIDDPEVMFEFSTPNRAGIVRPSVQDDNEDMLMLVMPVMLNSYS, from the coding sequence ATGAAATTCAACGTCACAAGCGGAGATCTGGTAAGAAGTCTTACAGCTGTAATCGGCGCCGTTCCCAGCAAGGCCACGCTTCCGATACTGGAAACAGTCTTATTTGAGACCGAAGACAGCCGGATTAAACTGAGTGCCACTGACCTGGAAGTCAGTATTATTGAGTATGTTGATGCAGATATTGAAAACGAAGGTTCCGTCGCCGTACCGGCGCGCCGCCTGATTGAAACATTGCGGCAGCTTCCCGACATTCCTGTCACTTTTGAAGTTGATGACAAGGCCCAGGTAAGGTTCCGGACCGATAAGGGAACCTACAAGCTTGCTGGTGAAAAATCAGAGGATTTTCCTGATATGCCGGCACTGACGGAAGGCCAAAGCATAAATATTGAGACGGAAAGCCTTAAAGATGCCATTAAAAAAACCAGCTTTGCCGTTTCAAGCGATGATTTGCGTCCTGCCATGATGGGTGTTTTTTTCGATATAGGTGAAGAGGACAGCCGTATTGTTGCAACTGACGGTCATCGTCTCGTGCGGCTGGTACGAAGCGATATTTCTGCGGCCAAATCAGTCTCTTTCATCGTGCCGGAAAAAGCTCTGACCCTGGTTGGCAAGGCTCTTGATGATTCCGGATGTGTCATGATGGTTACCGATGATCACGTCAGTTTCAAGTCCGGTAAAACCATGGTGATCACACGGCTGATCAATGAGCAGTATCCGAAGTACGAGTCGGTCATACCGAGAGAAAATGACAAAACACTGAAGATCAACCGCGAGCACATGCTGGCGACCGTCAAGCGCGTTGCCGTTTTTTCAAGCTCCACGACCAGGCAGATCAGACTGGAAATGAAGCCTGATGAAATCATGATATCGGCGGAAGATCTTGATATGAGCAGTGAGGCCAAAGAAAGTATCGCCTCAGAATACTCGGATGAACCCATGGAAATCGGATTCAATGCAAGATATCTGCTTGATGTCCTGAATAATATCGATGATCCTGAGGTTATGTTCGAGTTCTCCACACCCAACCGGGCCGGTATTGTGCGTCCGTCCGTTCAGGATGACAATGAGGATATGCTGATGCTTGTAATGCCTGTAATGCTCAATAGTTACAGTTGA
- a CDS encoding PorV/PorQ family protein has translation MRALIADTLYIYQHLSFFQMTLRNSLLATLLLFIALPAYSQGFEQAKYGGDFLSVGGGARPLGMGSAYTSVTNDVLSGYWNPAGLSGIEDWQFAYMHSERFAGVVGYDYGAVAIPISGSDGVAAVSFFRQGVDGIKNTLHAWDPEQNRPRSDPESYMREFSTADMAFFLSYANRFSSEWHWGVSAKVLNSRLGPFADAWGYSIDAGVQMRGERYQFGVNVMNLTTLMKFWSVDHSELEALESFINPETGEPETLPEGTNEYVRPSIKIGGSRIFKFGDYLLTTAFDTDILFEGRRTYYINLGDVSFQPHLGAELGYKDVVFVRAGITDVHIDDENDVFVSPTLGSGLKIGAFSVDYGFSSFAGIASDLGFTHRISLQLTL, from the coding sequence TTGCGTGCTTTAATTGCAGATACGCTATATATCTATCAACACCTTTCTTTTTTTCAGATGACCTTGCGCAACAGTCTCCTGGCTACCCTGCTGCTATTCATAGCTCTTCCGGCATACAGCCAGGGATTTGAACAGGCTAAATACGGCGGTGATTTCCTTTCCGTTGGCGGTGGTGCAAGACCCCTTGGAATGGGCAGCGCGTATACCTCGGTGACAAATGATGTTCTGTCCGGCTACTGGAACCCTGCAGGACTTTCCGGAATTGAAGACTGGCAGTTTGCCTATATGCATTCCGAGCGATTTGCCGGCGTTGTGGGATATGACTATGGCGCCGTTGCCATACCTATCAGCGGTTCAGACGGTGTAGCCGCAGTAAGCTTTTTCCGGCAGGGCGTGGATGGGATCAAAAACACACTGCATGCGTGGGATCCTGAGCAAAATCGTCCGCGTTCAGACCCTGAAAGCTACATGCGTGAATTCAGTACAGCTGACATGGCTTTCTTTCTGTCCTACGCCAATCGCTTTTCCTCAGAATGGCACTGGGGTGTTTCTGCCAAAGTGCTGAACTCGCGGCTTGGCCCGTTTGCTGATGCCTGGGGCTACAGCATTGATGCCGGTGTTCAGATGCGTGGAGAGCGCTATCAGTTCGGCGTTAATGTCATGAACCTTACCACATTGATGAAGTTCTGGTCTGTTGATCATAGTGAACTTGAAGCACTTGAAAGTTTCATCAATCCTGAAACCGGTGAACCTGAAACACTTCCAGAAGGAACCAACGAATATGTCAGGCCTTCCATAAAGATCGGAGGTAGCCGGATTTTTAAATTCGGTGATTACTTGCTGACAACAGCTTTTGATACTGACATTTTATTCGAAGGCCGCCGGACCTATTATATCAATCTCGGAGACGTCAGCTTCCAGCCTCATCTTGGTGCCGAACTTGGTTACAAGGATGTGGTATTTGTCCGGGCCGGTATCACTGATGTGCACATAGATGATGAAAATGATGTTTTTGTATCGCCTACTCTCGGCAGCGGACTGAAAATCGGTGCTTTTTCGGTTGATTACGGATTCAGCAGCTTTGCCGGCATCGCTTCCGACCTGGGCTTTACACACCGAATTTCCCTTCAACTAACGCTGTAA
- the miaA gene encoding tRNA (adenosine(37)-N6)-dimethylallyltransferase MiaA has translation MSPAPVIIITGPTATGKTELSIALARLFTAPVISADARQCYKYLDIGTAKVSEAILEEIPHYHISTLYPDETFTAADFAASATEWIDDIRKTGKPAIISGGSTLYIESLIRPFDPVPPRNEENIRKLESESEKHGLEYIEQKLKKIDPEYAARVDGPNRHRMFRALDVWMQTGKPFSSFHKNHDLDMPDNTFLYCLYRDRPELHERINHRVDTMLEQGLVDEVRSILDMGYTPGLQSLQTVGYREVIEYLKDNTTEAQMTEAIKTNTRRYARRQITWFRRWKDSARWINQSHNSTDDIIHYILEDIHKLEADS, from the coding sequence TTGTCCCCTGCTCCTGTAATCATAATAACAGGTCCTACAGCCACCGGAAAAACTGAACTCTCCATAGCATTGGCCCGATTATTCACGGCTCCTGTAATTTCTGCCGATGCACGTCAATGCTATAAATATCTTGATATAGGTACTGCCAAAGTGTCTGAAGCAATTTTAGAGGAAATTCCGCATTACCATATTTCTACCCTGTACCCAGATGAAACATTTACAGCCGCTGACTTTGCAGCCAGCGCAACAGAGTGGATTGATGATATCCGAAAAACCGGAAAACCTGCCATAATATCAGGCGGAAGCACACTCTACATCGAATCCCTGATCCGCCCTTTTGACCCTGTCCCGCCACGCAATGAAGAAAACATCAGAAAGCTGGAGTCCGAATCCGAAAAACATGGTCTTGAGTACATTGAGCAGAAACTGAAAAAAATTGACCCTGAATATGCTGCCCGTGTTGACGGCCCAAACCGGCACCGGATGTTCCGGGCGCTGGATGTCTGGATGCAGACAGGAAAGCCCTTCAGCAGCTTTCATAAAAACCATGATTTAGACATGCCAGACAACACGTTCTTATACTGCCTTTACCGGGACCGTCCCGAGTTGCATGAACGGATAAACCACCGTGTTGATACCATGCTGGAGCAGGGGCTAGTTGATGAAGTCCGCTCGATTCTTGACATGGGATACACTCCCGGTTTACAGTCCCTTCAGACGGTCGGTTACAGAGAAGTAATAGAATATTTAAAAGACAATACTACCGAAGCACAAATGACAGAAGCCATTAAGACCAATACGCGCCGTTATGCCCGGCGTCAGATTACATGGTTTCGTCGCTGGAAAGACAGTGCCCGCTGGATCAATCAGTCACACAATTCAACTGACGACATTATCCATTATATTCTTGAGGATATTCATAAACTGGAAGCTGATTCCTAA
- the purS gene encoding phosphoribosylformylglycinamidine synthase subunit PurS produces MQVEIIITLRESILDPKGKASHHALENLGFEDIKGVRIGKFIQLEVDTTDPQKAREVAREASEKLLANTVMENYEIRIPDNA; encoded by the coding sequence ATGCAGGTAGAAATCATTATCACACTCCGTGAGTCCATCCTCGATCCTAAGGGGAAAGCGTCACACCACGCTCTGGAAAACCTTGGGTTTGAAGATATAAAGGGTGTCCGGATAGGAAAATTCATACAACTTGAAGTCGACACAACAGATCCGCAAAAGGCCAGAGAAGTTGCACGCGAGGCAAGTGAAAAGCTCCTTGCAAACACCGTGATGGAAAATTACGAAATCCGTATCCCCGACAACGCCTGA
- the purQ gene encoding phosphoribosylformylglycinamidine synthase subunit PurQ: MKFGVLVFPGSNCDHDAYHAIKHIHNIETTFIWHKEKELGDVDAVIVPGGFSYGDYLRSGAIARFSPVMNEVVAFAESGGPVLGVCNGFQILLEARLLPGTMMANEQLRFTCKFVHLRCENRQTPFTNAIPDDTILNIPVAHGEGNYFAENDLLKELEDNNQIVFRYCDQRGNISHDSNPNGSAANIAGICNRKGNVVGMMPHPERAVETRLGSDHGKLIFDSAISHLSSV, from the coding sequence ATGAAATTCGGCGTACTTGTTTTTCCCGGGTCCAATTGCGATCATGATGCTTATCATGCGATCAAGCACATTCATAACATTGAAACCACATTCATCTGGCACAAAGAGAAAGAGCTGGGTGATGTTGATGCCGTAATTGTTCCCGGCGGCTTTTCATACGGGGATTATCTTCGCAGCGGAGCAATTGCCCGATTCTCTCCTGTCATGAATGAAGTAGTCGCATTTGCCGAGTCCGGTGGCCCCGTGCTAGGTGTCTGCAACGGCTTTCAGATTCTTCTTGAAGCACGTTTGCTTCCCGGGACCATGATGGCCAATGAACAGCTTCGGTTTACCTGCAAATTTGTGCATCTTCGGTGCGAAAACAGGCAGACTCCTTTTACAAACGCCATTCCGGATGACACCATTCTCAATATCCCGGTCGCCCACGGTGAAGGCAATTATTTTGCTGAAAACGACTTGCTGAAAGAACTGGAGGATAACAATCAGATCGTTTTCAGATATTGTGATCAGCGGGGAAACATCAGCCATGATTCCAATCCGAACGGTTCAGCCGCAAATATTGCTGGTATATGCAACCGCAAGGGCAATGTGGTCGGTATGATGCCCCATCCTGAAAGAGCTGTAGAGACCCGGCTTGGCTCTGATCATGGAAAACTGATATTCGATTCGGCCATTTCGCATCTTTCATCCGTCTGA